The genomic window AAGAAAACATCACATCTTTTTCCGACTTATGCCCGCTGGTCGCTTCATATTGAGTACGGGGAAGGTAGCTATTTATATAGTAAAGACGGGAAAAAATATTTAGATTTTGTATCAGGCATTGCCGTATGTAATCTCGGTCATCGCCATCATGCAGTTGAGAGTGCTGTTTCGGAACAAATGCAAAAGTATTGGCACCTATCGAATCTATTTCCTATTTCATTACAGGAGGAAGTAGCAGAGATATTAACAAGCCATAGTGATACGGACTTAGCCTTTTTTTGTAACAGTGGTGCAGAGGCAAATGAGGCGGCTATTAAACTAGCACGCAAATATACGAAACGACATAAAATTATTACTTTTGAAAAATCATTTCATGGTCGAACGTTCGCTACGATGTCAGCGACAGGGCAAGCGAAAATCCATGATGGCTACGGACCATTATTACCAGAGTTTGTATATCTTCCGTTAAATGATAGTGACGCCTTGGAAGCAACTATGAATACAGAAGTGGCGGCTGTGATGGTTGAAATCGTGCAAGGTGAGGGTGGTGTTGTAGTAGCACAAGATGAATTTTTACAAAAGCTTGCTGCACTTTGTCAACAAAACGGTACCCTATTAATCGTAGATGAAGTACAAACTGGGATTGGCAGAACAGGAACTGCATTTGCCTATCAGCATGTGCCACACTTATCACCTGACATTATTACGTCCGCCAAAGGCATTGCTAATGGCCTACCTCTTGGCGTGATGCTCGGGAAAATGAATTTGGCAGAAGCGTTTGGGCCAGGATCACACGGTTCGACATTTGGCGGCAATCCTCTTTCACTTGCGGCTGCTAAAGCAAGTCTTGAGATTATTTTTAATGATGCTTTTTTGCAAACTGTCTCTGAAAAAGGCTGCTATTTACGGGATGAGCTGAAAAAGCATGTTTATACCATACCGTTTGTAAAGGATATAAGGGGAAAAGGATTAATGATAGGGATTGCTTGTGAGGTTGATGTATCGTCCGTTATTGTTGAGCTACAGCAGCAAGGACTTCTTGCTTTAACAGCTGGTCCAAACGTTATCCGCTTGTTGCCTCCTTTGACTATTTCACAGCAAGAAATGGATGAGGCTGTAACGATTATTACGGATGTATTAAACAACTATTGTGTATAAATAATGTATTTTTTTGAAGTTTAGTGAATAAATATACAAATATATTTATAAAAATTAGAGGTGTCACGTATGCAAGCATATATACATTTGCAAACAGGTGAGAGTTTTACAGGGGAAATCAGTCCTTCGTTAAGTGAGAATGTAACTGGTGAGCTTGTATTTTATACAGGAATGACGGGTTATCAAGAGGTACTAACTGATCCGTCGTATAAAAACCAAATTGTCGTGTTTACGTACCCGCTAATTGGCAACTACGGAATTAATGCGACAGACTTTGAAAGTAAAAAGCCACATGTGGCCGGCGTAGTTGTAAGGCAAAGCTTTGAT from Bacillus sp. HMF5848 includes these protein-coding regions:
- a CDS encoding acetylornithine transaminase, which codes for MEKKTSHLFPTYARWSLHIEYGEGSYLYSKDGKKYLDFVSGIAVCNLGHRHHAVESAVSEQMQKYWHLSNLFPISLQEEVAEILTSHSDTDLAFFCNSGAEANEAAIKLARKYTKRHKIITFEKSFHGRTFATMSATGQAKIHDGYGPLLPEFVYLPLNDSDALEATMNTEVAAVMVEIVQGEGGVVVAQDEFLQKLAALCQQNGTLLIVDEVQTGIGRTGTAFAYQHVPHLSPDIITSAKGIANGLPLGVMLGKMNLAEAFGPGSHGSTFGGNPLSLAAAKASLEIIFNDAFLQTVSEKGCYLRDELKKHVYTIPFVKDIRGKGLMIGIACEVDVSSVIVELQQQGLLALTAGPNVIRLLPPLTISQQEMDEAVTIITDVLNNYCV